From one Octopus sinensis unplaced genomic scaffold, ASM634580v1 Contig16902, whole genome shotgun sequence genomic stretch:
- the LOC115230954 gene encoding GATA zinc finger domain-containing protein 10-like, translating to MQISSGYGTSGIIGVTSIDENDSNINNNNNNINGAINSNNDDKRNNNSNRNHSTNNNNNNSPTMPSAEAPLNNNDNEPEVASGSDTLTPTEWLWSTSNCLHTRLDNQLPTHHDHHHHHPHHQQQQQQQAHTQQTQHPLHPTLLNASPHASAPPPPPPAHPVTLTHSHHHHHHHQQQQQQQQQQPQHQEMTSGSILYPVSTANFHAQAGVYGQQKHQQQQQRQQQQQHQSHQGQDQQQHNRHHNPQHHHQQQHTEDQQQQQPPLLTSSEHHQQQQQQQHNIHLHHQIQQQQQQQQQQQQHHLQQQQQQQQHHHHHHHLLLHPLTAAHAVRHSESMVNAAQYNAASVAAAAAAAAAAAVAAAAAAATGVGVNGNGGSPSAAHNVIFNGGSKPKRRRIPTVAQRRAANIRERRRMFNLNEAFDTLRKRVPTFAYEKRLSRIETLRLAITYISFMTDVVSDKESAGGTKVRGVKTLSWENLQTIASDFHHLHGKG from the coding sequence ATGCAGATCAGTTCCGGTTATGGAACCTCCGGTATCATTGGTGTAACTTCCATCGACGAGAACGacagcaacatcaataataataataataatatcaacggTGCAATTAATAGTAACAACGACGATAAGaggaacaacaacagtaacaggaaccacagcaccaataacaataataataatagtcctacCATGCCGTCTGCTGAGGCACCcctgaataataatgacaatgaaccGGAAGTTGCTTCTGGAAGCGACACACTAACACCAACAGAATGGTTGTGGAGTACTTCGAACTGTCTTCACACGCGCCTGGATAACCAGCTTCCtactcatcatgatcatcatcatcatcatcctcatcaccagcagcaacaacagcaacaagcccACACACAGCAAACGCAGCATCCCTTACATCCAACTCTACTCAATGCTTCTCCTCACGCTtccgctcctcctcctcctcctccagcacATCCTGTTACTCTTACTcatagtcatcaccatcatcatcatcatcaacagcagcaacaacaacaacagcaacagcctcAACACCAGGAAATGACGAGTGGCTCTATTCTGTATCCAGTGTCCACTGCTAACTTCCACGCCCAGGCTGGAGTCTACGGTCAACAgaaacatcagcagcagcagcagcggcagcaacagcagcagcatcagtcaCACCAGGGACAAGATCAGCAACAGCATAACCGCCACCACAacccacaacaccaccaccaacaacaacacactgaagatcaacaacaacaacaacccccgTTACTTACGTCTTCTgaacatcatcagcaacaacaacaacagcaacataacaTACACCTTCACCATCAgatacagcaacaacagcagcagcagcagcaacagcagcaacatcatctccagcaacaacagcagcagcaacaacaccatcaccaccaccaccatctccttcTGCATCCTCTCACCGCAGCCCACGCCGTCCGCCATTCTGAATCAATGGTTAATGCGGCACAATACAACGCCGCGtccgtggcggcggcggcggcagctgCTGCGGCGGCGGCAGTAGCGGCAGCCGCTGCCGCAGCCACTGGTGTCGGCGTCAACGGTAACGGTGGCTCACCATCAGCGGCACACAACGTTATTTTTAACGGTGGAAGCAAACCGAAGCGGCGACGCATACCGACAGTGGCACAGAGGCGTGCCGCCAACATCCGTGAACGACGTCGGATGTTTAATTTGAACGAAGCATTTGATACATTGCGAAAGCGGGTGCCAACGTTCGCCTACGAGAAGAGGCTGTCCCGTATTGAAACTCTGCGTTTAGCTATAACATACATCTCGTTCATGACTGATGTTGTCAGTGACAAGGAGTCAGCCGGTGGCACAAAGGTCCGTGGTGTGAAAACTTTGAGCTGGGAGAACTTACAGACAATCGCTTCGGATTTTCATCATTTACACGGCAAAGGTTAG